atataatattataatcataTCTTTTTGCTTCATATTATCACATTTCATCATCTTGAAATTAAAAGGTTgtgtctgcgttctgaatgattttaagatattgagcttccaagcttttgcattccatatagcaaataatatgtgtgtaacagttctctttcatagaTTAGCATGACAGTGCCTAACATAAGTACCTTAATGTagtctaaatgtaaattaataggattctcttaaatttgcaaactggggtaaaataaacaggACAAATTCAGATAGAATCttctaattctaaaaaataattttctgtttgggattataaggttctatctggcagattattcattgaagcattactgTTCAACAAatacaatcacaaaaaaaataaattggttttgtaataatatgttgaTACTTGAGAACGTTaattttttgctttctataacatttatttaatattttaggatgaatatttgtGCTAAatactgtgctaaatattttatccagtgcagctgttaatttttatgtaattaatattgtaatatttattgaatttgatgctttatatgaactattaaattatgtttattgtttcatatgccccatgaattagtatatatatatatatatatatatatatatatatatatatatatatatatatatatatacatacatacatacatacaattaaagtcagaattattagcccccttgaattattcgccccgtttatttatttattttcctcaatttctgtttaacagaaagaaaaaatttttcaacacatttctaatcataatagtttcaataactcatttctaataactgatttattttatttttgccatgatgacagtaaataatattttactagatatttatcaacaCACTTATtaagcttaaagtaacatttcaaggcttaactagggtaattaggttaactaggcagggtaattagggtaattaggcaaggtattgtataacgatggtttgttctgtagaccatcgattaaaaaaagttagcttaaaggggctaataattttttccttaaaatgttttggaaactgcttttattctagccgaaataaaacaaataagactttctcctgaagaaaaaatattttcggacatactgtgaaaatttcctttttctgttaaacatcatttgggaaatatttaaaatagaaaataaaattcaaagggggaagcatatacatatacatacatatacaaatacaaatattttcacatttaatatatacttttttaacaGCTGTTTCTTTTTCATCAATGTTAAGTTTTACATTTCATCTCAAAGTCAACAAATGCTTTTAAGccatcacatttacacacgtcttttcagtttcaggtttcttctcAATGTTATGTGGTGCAGTATTATTTAGTCAACTCTGATTTTGTATATCTTTCTGGTCTTTCCTGCTGTCAAGGGAGCAGTCCGGCAGAATAGCAAAGAAAGCTGATCATGATTGGTCCTCATGCGTGCattcaaaatgctgattggctcagaAAGAAACTTGttctttttgtgttttaaattaaattgtaaaaaattatttaaaaaacatcacataatctaaattagttgtcatttaataagaatatgtgaaaaatgtcagataaaaccttataattctataGGTATTTTCTATTGTAATTCTTATAATCATAGACCAAATAATTCATCATGGACTGTttcaataaaacacaaaaataagaatgcaaatatcatttattatactttttttagaTATGATTTCCATTATTCAGCTGGCTAAAAATACACTGGtaaaacacagatagatagaATATCACATTATCATTATGTGTACAATTGCAGTTGTTCCCCTGGGAGAGCATACAGTACAAGTTAGCAATATAGCTAATTATTGATGATATTAACATTCGTTTAAAAGCCTGTTGTTCTTTCTATTTCTCTGtttctctattattattattatcccgaTGGCAAACCTGTTCGCCCTGCAGCTGAACTCCTCCATACAGACTGAGCTGAGTGACTCCCCAGCTCAGGACGTTCCCCTTCACTTTCCCATTGTCACACGACATCTGCTCAACAATCTCTCCCTCAGTTAACACATAATCCCAAATGTTTACATCACTCATATGACCGACAAAAGCATCGTTAACTGAAATCCCTAAAAACCCGTCCTGGTCCTTCCCCAAAATGAGTCTTCCTCCAGCAGGAATGATGTACCCTGTCCTAATGTAGCGTTCCTTTCCGACTACCCCGTTCACCCACAGCTCAGCCCCTCCGTTGTGTGATGCCCAGGTAAGGCAGTAGTTTGTCCAGTCACTTGATGGAAGATCGAAACTCAGATTTACAAACTCATCTCCGATCCAGAGACCCACTTCAGAGCCTAAGGAGATCATGAGCTCATTGTCGTGGGACGTGGAGTATGAAAGCACAGTCAGATCTCGAATTGGGGGAATTTGGACATTCATGCAGGCTGTGAAGGATTTGAGCTCCATGGGATGTGTTAAGTTCACCACGGCGAAGCTTTCCACATTTTTCTGCGGGAAGTAGAGGACCAGGGGAGATATAGGTTGCTTGCCTTGAGAAGGAAAGATCATGTTAGAACAGTCATTACTCAGTAAAATAATGTCAGTATAAATGAATCTCAGTGGTGTTGTGGTATAATTAAATGTCTACTGTATTAGTCTATAGTTGCAGCCACTCCATAAATTACTCACCACCTGTACTTGAAGGCCTTGATGCTTGAAAAGGATATACCAAATATATCAATGTCAAAATACTCTTATTCAGGGACAGATGAATTATGTATATTGAGAATGGCATGCACtgtaattaaagggacagttcacccaaatatgaatatTTCACACCATTCAGACAGTGAAAGTGGATGGTGATTAACAGCTGTTAAGCTTCGAAATGAAATATCATAATGATCAAACTCATgacctgggttgcagctggggtTTTGTGGATTTACTCCCCCCTACAATtccaatataggctcattctgaaaacgtagccctatatacctttctggagattgcgaattatgtagccagaagtacctaTGGCTGCATTAAATTTTTTTACGAACGCTACAGAGCGTTATGATGGTGatccttttcttgcttaccagctgaccgctcacCTTTGTTTGGACAGCTTtgccgctgttaccagtttgtctggtagctcgacACATACGTCGCCGAACTTGAGATGCAAAGTGGAGTTGACTGCAACAACGGTGTTCAATtgcagtgaagaacggttccaaaaagtgggtaagacaaaagcaaaagccaaaaaaaattaaataaacaagtaaaaatgggtgagaatgtggtaatcTGAAAACGTTGTGAAAATCTggcagcttttctttttctggatagcttttcaaaacactgcagttgggttaagggaagtgggtggacggATTGATCGGTGCTgtttaaaacactattgtttgggtttagggaagggggatgCTGAGGGAATTGGTCAGCTGGTTAGTCAGTCAGCCAgttagtcaacagcggcctctggtgcatAATGTGAGAACAGAAGgggcgaatggcactcgcaagagaattTTGAGATCTGAGAAAACAtacacagaggcctctggtggaatcacgaaaacaaaaactgtaaaaatatatatagctcctggaatgtattttgctctctccagaaatatatataggggtacattttcagaatgagcctgggttgtacaaTTCCTAATGGACCTGAAACCTGCAACCTTTGGCTTACAGGTCCAACTCTCTGACCAAAAGACCATGGCTGTTGATAAAATAAACATGTCATGAAAACATGaatgaaaatgatgatgaaaaATGTTGCCTAACTAAgtgctaaatattaaaatgagatAAATTTGTAATATAcaacaatcaattaattaaaaaaagaaaacctaaaaagaaataaataaatgataaaatttttaaatgcaaatagaaGTAATTAAAACTTTAACGTTAACACTACACAGTAAGATTCTTTAGTCAACATCATTCAATGAGCAATCTATTTGTATCAtctaatttttatgtatttgaaaaatgtaaaaaaaaatagtttatacTACGTAAACATTCATTGTTCATTAAATATCGTTatgcttgtttttaaaaatacacactGTTCATTGTTATTTAATGTTAGCTAAgagttattaaataatatttactgaaaCATTACTGAATTCAACAGATTTATTTGATAATGTTAATTAAAGTTAAATCAGATTAATAAGTGATGTGTGGAAGATTGTGGATCCTTATTGTAACctttttacaatttgtttttattatttgaaaaactgaaactgaaatatAAATACATAGTAGCATTTGCAAAGtgttacaaatgtaaaaaaaatttgaaaactgAAACTGTCACAATCAGCAGCGATCTAATCCTTGCAGATTGCTTTAGAACTAaaaatcccatcatgcactttGTACACACCAATTCCTGTTTAACTTTgattacacactcacacatacagccGGAGGATCTTTatggactgattacatggactttaaatacaGCGCATACACACATTTTTGCTGAACCTTATTATCTGTTTTGTGACATTAAGACCCAGGGTTCCTAGCCTTACCTTTTCTTGTTAAACCCttgctttgttgttttgtttatttacgttGTCTgttgcctgccttttgaccattcaCATGTTGTATAACCACGACTCTGAATTCACCAGTATACATGTGTTTGGCgctgtgttgaccgttgcttgcctgactattcactttgttaataaacctgcatttggatccataTTCCGTCGTCCTATCACATATTAGtaactatataaaaaaatctgaatagtagaagtatttataatatatatatatatatatatatatatatatatatatatatatatatatatatatatatatatatatatatatatatatatatatatagaactttttttggaaaatgcaaattataaaaaaaactgtaatcaaagtattaataaatatgataatagcatttataatatttgtagtttttgtaatattgataaataaaagtatttacagTTCTATTTACACtttagaaataatttaaaaacatgaaaatataaaaaaaactgtcaaaaaatcaataaatactataatagaatctaaataatgttaaaattacCCTACTGCATGTCTGAAAGGAGCTTTTATTTACTAAAAATCTAGCTTGACAGCTTTGGTCACCATTCATTTTTCCTTGTATGGAAAGGAACGGCTTGTTTTATGACAAATAACTATTCTTCTTTCACAAAAGAAAACAGTTATTCGTGTTACAAAAGAGATTCTAAATTCTTATTTTAAAGTGCTCTATCCCTTTAAGAACCCTTTAATCTTGACATTTTCATTAAAAGTTATACCTTGAACCGCTTTTTTGTCCAGTGACAAAATAAGGCTCTCGATCCTTTTAAGCTTAGCTTCAATCTCCTCTTGACGGCACATTCCTGCAAGAAACCAGAGAGTGGGAACATGCTCAGGCACTGCAGGTCTAACAAAGagcgcttttttttttctttttcttttttttgttagcTGCTAGAAAAGATGAATCTCTGCCCTAACCTCCTTTGCTGAGACGTGGGAGGAAAGTAGACTCCACCACTCTTTCATTCAGAGGTTGGGCCATGCGGTAGTCGTTCCACAGGGTCTTATTGTCATGGTCCATTAATGTGCTCTCCAATTTCCTGATCTAAAGGCAACCACATTAAAAGTTAagggaacaacaacaacaaaaaagattgaAAGCGGTCATGAactaaaaaatctaaattcaacATATAAAGGGTCATTGTCCTATTAAAAGCAGCCTGTGAGATTCAACACAAAAGTGAACTTTATTGTTGTGTAAAAACTGTATTGAAGCCAAAATCACAGGCTGTGGAATGGTTGTGGCTAAACTCCGCCTCCACAAAAAAAGATCAACGCCCACTTATACAACACTGCCTGTTTAACTCCGCCCATTAATTCGCACTGCAGTAGCTACAGTAAATAAAGTGTTATCTACATTATACATAACATTGACTAAACTCCGCCTCCAAAATAGATTAACACACACTTTTTAATCGCTGCCGTTAGGATCCACCCACAAATTCAAACCACAGTAGTTAAGGCCATGTCCACATTAATATATTTCATTCAAAGACGCATATTTTTCACTATGTTTTGGTCTTCTGTCCACACCAtggactgtaaaatatatggacgtagtatccgtgacgtcacacataggtttctaaagagcgcaaaagaagccacaagtaggcgcggccaaccgttgcCATTTTGTACGCGCGTCAtcgcacccacggcgggataccaaacaagggcaaagaggcggagagtgagcggagctacagacacctgctggcatttagcttggacctggttcagacacactttactttgggagaaatgcttaatactctatcacctgtgactcgtttgtattctgaccacttgtgcttggttgtatactatatcaataaagtgtttagacttttaaaaacactgctgtaatacattgagccactaaacattgttcttatgacgtttttaaacaggaggaaaacgcgaattacttccaaacacttcagatatagtctgtgttagttaatgtaagactgttgatgaaatccagcataacactgtatgacaatgctttagatgactgttctatcaattcgtcagattctggagtgcattacagctctaaatataaatataaaccataaatgatcttaaataagacatatacatgtacagagatggtatataagtatataactttactcacatgggaaacggaggccacgtgaattgtttgtgagcacaattaagtacactcagcatgccatgccatctaataattgtaggaaacaagtccaaaaggcagttgactgtgtaaagccacataaaacaacacagaaatacgataaatatgccaagttcagtggctaatctgcaggattcagctgaggtgacgtgacagcgactaacgagacctagctgtcactcaagtggccactcccttaattatgcaaacttaatataacttaatataaaggaaacggatgagttataaaaaaattcacctccctcacagttgtcatgaagggtaatattagctgtattaaccaaaataattttttgtaccaggctgtaaacacctttttttctgctgtaaagttggccattctaacagtgggctcaattgaaatttgctctgttttggagccaggagcggccaggactagcggaatttcggatgaaatgcagtttagttacttccgtattggcttcctgagggagagcgggaggttgccgcttggtccaCACTGAGACTGCTGTTTTACGAAACACAAACgtatctttttgaaaacgctgtttAAAGtggatacattttaaaaagctgtttCATGTTGCAGTGTGGACATTGAAAATGGAGGCTTTCAAAATCAATAATGCATTTGAGTCATGTGACACAGTCATGTGACGAATTCCGCTAATATGGTGGTCGATATTGTAAAGCAGGTGTTTTGATTGCTCTTCACTTTGACAGCTTTATTAAAGATAAATGTCAGTTTGTACATGCTCTATATTGCCTCTCTTCAAAGGACACAAAATGTTTACTGAGAGCTATTGATTCAGCATCAAAAAACACATGACAGTGGCAACATTTTGCTAAATCGTTTCAAAGAGAAGGGCAGTAAATAAACGCCAAGTGAATAGAATGCTGATTCAAGCATCTTACATCTGTGCACATGCACAGCACATGAATGAAAGCATTCCCTGTcactttaagcctggtttatacttctgcatcgagtgatcagCGAGACCCTGCCTTGcgtgtagtcgtgcatttatacttctgcgtactGTTTGTGTTGTTCTGCCATAACACTTCCGAAGCACTAGCTGGAAGTAGGtttttttgttcctctgtgtTTCTAAGCGGTTGGTTTGTTTTTCTGAAAGCTACATGTAActcaaactcattcattcagaggcaggaaccagcggccgtgcaacaactttaatcataagggaAACACAAAAGCTCACAGCTCTCAGAACAACCCATGCTTGTcaccactaccaagccgaccagtCACAGCGCTTGCTCTACGCGTTGTTGCGAAGTGTAGTTACATTtattgagaggtgcacatcagcatcGGCGGCTGCGTTGGTGCATAGTCGTGCTCTTGATGCAATagtataaatcagcatttaatgtatattgtatgtaaaaaagtaaatatcaTTGTATCATGGAGCATTTATAGACAAAAACgccattttcaatttttttcagaTATATTGCCCAATAATGCCTCACTGCCTGTTTAGCCCTACCCACTGATTCACACTGCAAACTTCTTTAGGTAATATTGCAGCGAAACTCCACCTCCACAGAAGAAAATCAACACCCACTTATACATCACTAGCTGTTTACCCTGGCCCATCAATTCACATTGCAGTAGCTAAAAAAGTCTTCTTTACATAGCATTAACTAAACTACGCCTCCAAAGTAGATCAACACCCACTTATTCATTACTGCCTTTTAGCTTCCCCGACCAATTCACACTGCAGTAGCAAAATAACTACTTTTTTATGTGGTTTCATTGTGGTTCAACTTCGCCTTCACAAAAGAAGATTAAGGATAAACCAGAGAAGCAAATGCAGATTGATGCAAAAACCAAAAGATAAAGATGCCCTGAAGACAAGGAGATGCTGTCCTGTCCCACGTTGTGGAAAAACAGACTTTCAAAAACTATAAAAAACACAAGACATGTCAATCATATTGTTTTGAATGGGCAAAGGTGTAACGGTCAACATGGCGAATGAatccccgcctactagtacaggagccaatcatcgatcaacATAGACTGACAAATCTCTGGGGGAGAAGCTCAGATCAAATGCATGCTTTTATGACAGATGACATGGTCAACAAACGCATTGGAATCTCattgaatacttgcttcacagacataagaaatatatccacaaaaagcttgaaatctgtacttttaattaACCCTActagaaaacaaaagttttctgtttttgtaatCTTTATGAAACTAATGTGAGGTACAGTGCATCTTGTAACACGCAAAGCACcaacagcaactactcaaaccctcacaaacttgtaaacaaagagtcgctgtcatttctggcagagattcaccatcaagaccaagctGTGGATTACATCAGAGAAGCAGAGCGAACAGACGATCATGTTTCAGAGGATGATCATGTGTAgaatggccataaatgaggttggtgtcgtgatctcgttctttTTGGGTGTGCATGCGCATTAGctcgggcaacctgaaaaaatgctgattttatttcatttgaatgTTTAGAAACGAAACTAATGAGAtggttgttgtttaatttcattgtgTTCACAGTTTTTTGATGAATTTGactttgatgtttccccattcagacagactacccgagcatactgcccaagaggcgtttcaaaaatggccgccgagtgaaatgccTTGCCTTACAGAGACTTTGATTTCTAGGGATTTCTATTCTTCTGATCCCAACATTAGGAAAAAGTGGAGGATCTTTCATTTAATTAAGTTAAACAGAGTCAGTAACACATGGGTcctttgttcatttaattttaccCCAGATTTGTTAACAAACTAAAGATGCAAAAAAGCTTCACCAATGGTAACTGGTTTTTAAAGTTACCATTACACAGTTAAAAATACACAACAGTGTCCATCTGTGAGCGATGTAGTTTGTAAAATATATAAGTTTACATTGATGGGCACATATCTGTCCTTTCCAACTATCAAAAACTATAGAATATGCAAAACTGTTCAACTGTGCCAATCAGAGCAGTAGGCATTTACCTCAGAATCTACAATCTGCCATGCCCATTTAAACTGTGTTCAAATGAGTGTGGGTGTCAAACAGGACAGGAAAATAGGCTATAATTACaacattatgattatttttttgatGTTCAAACCTTGATAATATTGTAATGCTGACTTCAGAGAACAGTACAAAATAGGCAGATTATAACCCCAGATTATGTACCTGGTTGTGCGAGAGGGTGATCGGCGTATCGAACACTGTCCACATGACGCTCTCAAAACAGGGCGGTGTGGTCAGAGAGCCTTTATATCTGTAGAAGTGACTAAGGTTCTCTGACAGCATGGAGAGAACATTCAGGTTGGAGATGCTCATGGACTGACCTGTCATGAGAAAAACACAGAAAAGACGTGTGATGATGAGGCTGCCATGAATTGCCTGGTAACAAATGGTACTTACTGTAGAGAGTCATGCAAAATGATTTGGATTACCTACGTATTTGATGTTTGCCAGGTttgaaataaaatcactgtagtaCGTGTTCTCAAAATGCCCATCCTACACAAAATATACATCTATatgtcaaatataatataatataatataatataagttatAGTACTCTGTGTCCAATGTCCAAAACAAAAATGTGGTCTCCAAAACAAATAATGCATTAATTACTTAAACTAGTGCACTGTTGCAACATTTCTATGAAATTTCATCCAGCTATAAAAGTGTAAACATTTTCATAATACATTAGGCAGtgtttttatcaacacatttgcTATCACTTAAGCAATTGCAGGAAAGAGATTTGCAACTGTACTAAATATTGCATTAGACTGCCTATGGGTGTGATACTAAATCAGTGACCTCAGCCATGAAGGCAATGGGAGCTTTTGACCTGCACACGCTTTTGTGGAACATAATGTAAGGCATTGGGCCACTACATAGCTGCTGATCAATCAATAAATCCATTTAGCTCAGAAAAAACAGATAAGTCTAACTTTACTCATGCTTTGAGCTTCAGGCAGTGCATGGGCATTTGGTGCACAGCTcctaaaattcaattcaattcatgtttatttatataacacttcaactatttaaattctgtcaatgcagtttaacatagaagttctagtaaagtccagatttcagagtcaAGAGGATTCAAGCAGAAAATCAtctgcatttttaaaacatttattttaattcaagaATTATTTACTTTCCCTCATTACCTTTAGATGGCAgcaatgcaccaaaacacattcACAAAATGATTGCACTTGGTTCATAAAAGATGGTTACAGCTAATCATACCTCAAAAAAGAAGGCTAAAACTGCAAGACCATCAGGTTTATTTTTGGCTTCTTCAAAGCTGGGGTACTTTTCAGAGTTGTAGTGGACAACGTGAAGCTGTGAGACAAGAAGCCAAAGAGGAAGGTGTTAGAAACTGCAATGCAAATTGAGTAATGTGAGGTTAGAGCTCTGCTGTATTGCTAAATTAAAGTTTTGCAAACTTCTTGAGCAACTTAAAAACAACTCATATACTTCAaccagccatgtcaccctgcagcccaagatcggttactcactgaagctaagcagggctgagcctggtcagtatctggatgggagaccactagggaacactaggtcgctgctggaagtggtgttagtgaggccaacagggggcgctcaacctgtggtctgtgtgagtcctaatgccccagtaaaagtgaaggggacactaaactgtcagtgggtgccgtctttcggatgagacgttaaaccgaggtcctgactctctgtggtcattaaaaattccaggGCACTTCTCATGAAAGAGTGGGGGTGTAACcgcggtgtcctggccaaagtccctctatcggcccatacgatcatggcctcccaatcatccccttccaccgaattggctctatcactgtctctcccctCCACCAATGGCTGgtatgtggtgagcgcactggcgccgttgtcctgtggcagccgtcgcatcatccaagtggatgctgcacactggtggtggtgtggagagacccccctcatgattgtgaagcgctttgggtgtatggccatacacaataaatgggctatataaatacacattacattacattacattacattacttaaaaaaactaaaggttctttattgggtgatggttccatgaagaatcttcatcaatggaaatgtatcttttaaaacaggttcttaaaaatgaaaaaaactttGAAAACTCCCCTTTTAATctgcattgtgttttttttttcagataatatACAAACTTataaatgaatatgaaaaatAGAAGTCCTATCAGCAAAGAGATGACATTAAATATATagcaacagcaaaaacaaaaaactgttgAACTCCTAATTCAAACTTAAACTTTTCTACCCCCTTCTAAACACCATCCCTCCCATCTCCCACCCTTCCCTATTTCCTGAGGCCTTCAATAAGAATGCAAAGGTGAATCAAGACAcaggtaaataattaataaaccaattgaaaaaaaaaattacaaattaataaattaattaattaatacttaaacaaataaataaaaagatataataaatatatggGTAAGTATAGAGGAagaaaatgtaaagtaaatactAAAAGTCTCTTTTTCTCCCTTTAGAAATTCAAGTCAGCAGGTCCTGAAATGTTAATGTTCCCAATAACAGTAAGTAAGGGACTCCATGTTTAGTTAAAAGGAGTTCAGTGATCCTGTAAAAAATTTGTTTCTCAAAATAGATGCAATGTAGAACTTCTTTAATCCAATGTTCTGATGATTGAGGGGACACATGTTTCCATTTGAGGAGAAATGCGTGCCTGGCGAGCAAGATGGTAAAGGCAATGATGCAGCGTGTTGATGTTTGTGTAGTTGGGGTTGGAAGACAACcaaaacagcctgatctcaccagGAAACGTAAGtaatttatgttttgtcagtttagtggctaatcagtaggaatttgtacaagttcagttgtacgaaaatgtacgattttgaaaaaggaggcgtggcacct
The nucleotide sequence above comes from Danio rerio strain Tuebingen ecotype United States chromosome 23, GRCz12tu, whole genome shotgun sequence. Encoded proteins:
- the ca6 gene encoding carbonic anhydrase 6 isoform X2 → MEQLTLVLLFVTSLNFASAGVDGDYWTYSGELDQKHWAEKYHDCGGQQQSPIDIQRRKVRYSPRMQQLELTGYEDIRGSFLMKNNGHSVEIQLPSTMKITKGFPHQYTAVQMHLHWGGWDLEASGSEHTMDGIRYMAELHVVHYNSEKYPSFEEAKNKPDGLAVLAFFFEDGHFENTYYSDFISNLANIKYVGQSMSISNLNVLSMLSENLSHFYRYKGSLTTPPCFESVMWTVFDTPITLSHNQIRKLESTLMDHDNKTLWNDYRMAQPLNERVVESTFLPRLSKGGMCRQEEIEAKLKRIESLILSLDKKAVQGKQPISPLVLYFPQKNVESFAVVNLTHPMELKSFTACMNVQIPPIRDLTVLSYSTSHDNELMISLGSEVGLWIGDEFVNLSFDLPSSDWTNYCLTWASHNGGAELWVNGVVGKERYIRTGYIIPAGGRLILGKDQDGFLGISVNDAFVGHMSDVNIWDYVLTEGEIVEQMSCDNGKVKGNVLSWGVTQLSLYGGVQLQGEQVCHRDNNNNRETEK
- the ca6 gene encoding carbonic anhydrase 6 isoform X1, which translates into the protein MEQLTLVLLFVTSLNFASAGVDGDYWTYSGELDQKHWAEKYHDCGGQQQSPIDIQRRKVRYSPRMQQLELTGYEDIRGSFLMKNNGHSVEIQLPSTMKITKGFPHQYTAVQMHLHWGGWDLEASGSEHTMDGIRYMAELHVVHYNSEKYPSFEEAKNKPDGLAVLAFFFEDGHFENTYYSDFISNLANIKYVGQSMSISNLNVLSMLSENLSHFYRYKGSLTTPPCFESVMWTVFDTPITLSHNQIRKLESTLMDHDNKTLWNDYRMAQPLNERVVESTFLPRLSKGGMCRQEEIEAKLKRIESLILSLDKKAVQASRPSSTGGKQPISPLVLYFPQKNVESFAVVNLTHPMELKSFTACMNVQIPPIRDLTVLSYSTSHDNELMISLGSEVGLWIGDEFVNLSFDLPSSDWTNYCLTWASHNGGAELWVNGVVGKERYIRTGYIIPAGGRLILGKDQDGFLGISVNDAFVGHMSDVNIWDYVLTEGEIVEQMSCDNGKVKGNVLSWGVTQLSLYGGVQLQGEQVCHRDNNNNRETEK